In Mycolicibacterium phocaicum, one DNA window encodes the following:
- a CDS encoding DUF501 domain-containing protein, with protein sequence MVDAADLEAVAAQLGREPRGVLEIAYRCPNGEPGVVKTAPRLPDGTPFPTLYYLTHPALTAAASRLESSGLMKDMTERLQASEELAAAYRRAHESFLAERDAIESLGTTFSGGGMPDRVKCLHVVMAHSLAKGPGLNPFGDEALALLAVEPAMAGILDPKVWV encoded by the coding sequence GTGGTTGACGCTGCTGATCTCGAAGCCGTTGCGGCCCAACTAGGGCGGGAACCGCGTGGCGTCCTGGAGATCGCCTACCGCTGCCCCAACGGCGAGCCCGGTGTGGTCAAGACCGCACCGCGGCTGCCTGACGGAACCCCTTTTCCCACTTTGTATTACCTGACGCACCCGGCGCTGACCGCGGCGGCCAGCCGGCTGGAGTCCTCGGGCCTGATGAAGGACATGACCGAACGCCTGCAGGCTTCCGAAGAATTGGCGGCGGCGTATCGGCGCGCGCACGAGTCGTTCCTGGCCGAGCGCGACGCCATCGAGTCGCTGGGCACGACGTTCTCCGGCGGCGGTATGCCCGACCGCGTGAAGTGCCTGCACGTGGTGATGGCACATTCGTTGGCAAAAGGCCCGGGTCTCAACCCCTTTGGTGATGAGGCACTGGCATTGTTGGCAGTCGAACCGGCGATGGCCGGGATTCTGG
- a CDS encoding FtsB family cell division protein yields MADPKRRSPASRPAKPGEAKRGRAGAGTSAAKAGNRPKAEPRRVPDNLPVPVTEPIRQAYAESVEHHAEQRLGSAARRAAILAVVVCVLTLTIAGPVRTFFAQRTEMQQLATAESQLRSQIANLEQQKVKLADPVYIAAQARERLGFVMPGDIPYQVQLPPGAVTTPVAPAPSPTAKSNQPWYTALWHTIADQPHGLTPAPAVVPPGPDGVTPDPDVPPTDLPAPQAPPGG; encoded by the coding sequence ATGGCCGATCCCAAACGGCGTTCCCCCGCCTCTCGCCCCGCCAAACCCGGCGAGGCGAAGCGGGGGCGTGCCGGGGCCGGCACGTCGGCGGCCAAGGCCGGTAACCGGCCCAAGGCCGAGCCGCGGCGCGTCCCGGACAACCTGCCGGTTCCGGTCACCGAGCCCATCCGGCAGGCCTATGCGGAGTCGGTCGAGCACCATGCCGAGCAGCGGCTGGGGTCGGCGGCGCGACGCGCGGCGATCCTCGCCGTCGTGGTGTGCGTGCTGACCCTGACCATCGCCGGGCCGGTCCGCACCTTCTTCGCGCAGCGCACGGAGATGCAGCAGTTGGCCACCGCCGAGTCCCAATTACGTTCGCAGATAGCCAATTTGGAGCAGCAGAAGGTGAAGCTGGCCGACCCGGTGTACATCGCCGCGCAGGCCCGTGAGCGGTTGGGCTTCGTGATGCCGGGGGATATCCCGTATCAGGTGCAGCTGCCTCCCGGCGCCGTCACGACACCCGTCGCACCCGCGCCGTCGCCCACCGCGAAGAGCAACCAGCCCTGGTACACCGCATTGTGGCACACCATCGCCGATCAGCCGCACGGACTGACGCCGGCTCCGGCCGTCGTCCCGCCCGGCCCGGACGGCGTCACCCCGGATCCTGACGTGCCCCCGACCGATCTGCCCGCACCCCAGGCGCCGCCCGGTGGTTGA